The proteins below come from a single Oryzomicrobium terrae genomic window:
- a CDS encoding HAD-IIIC family phosphatase: MNTIQRFESQAALFASRPSRLTLLGQPEIGTDAPLVTVNVWRNHGFESLVPLAAPYFSFGGGRAEFRISDYDDILTFTEHRPADAELLWLDSSRITLPFADWCTWLEGRIRVLRAATTAPILLATWCADPKNGAVLQTLSDSIPAVYFADLAAACSDAKVPLLDKRSSGLTGSPLSNAAQVILARKLACHWLPGALRPPIKAVALDLDNTLHAGVLGEDGIDGVQLTPGHAALQRYIKSLQKRGIFIALVSRNERPDVEALFAQRPDYPLRWDDFSAIEVSWGDKAAAITRITQTLRIAPDAVLFVDDNPGELASVTRQHPQTHTVYAPPEANQTLQAIHFYPGLWRWKVESDDTKRIADLQAGAEREALAKSITDPAEYFRSLQVTLLYRHDPVEQLTRLADLCHKTNQFNLALRRLNQSDLAQRLGGSNACVTSVQLTDRLSDSGVIAVIVAERRGAQLVVEELCVSCRAMGRNLEDSIILPALRGMPIFVGCQEVIFRVEHGPRNQPALNWLAQLLELKAPPDPGHHLIPAQRLIDFIPAAGVTLTQA; this comes from the coding sequence ATGAATACCATTCAGCGATTCGAGTCCCAAGCAGCCTTGTTCGCCTCCCGGCCGTCTCGTCTCACTCTTCTGGGTCAACCAGAGATTGGCACTGACGCCCCACTGGTAACGGTCAATGTTTGGCGTAACCATGGTTTTGAATCCTTGGTCCCGCTTGCAGCACCCTATTTTTCCTTTGGCGGTGGTCGGGCGGAATTTCGTATTAGCGACTATGATGATATATTGACTTTTACAGAGCATAGGCCTGCGGATGCTGAACTGCTATGGCTAGATAGCAGCCGCATCACCCTACCTTTCGCCGACTGGTGCACTTGGCTCGAGGGGAGGATTCGGGTCCTGCGTGCCGCCACCACAGCCCCCATCCTGCTTGCTACCTGGTGTGCAGACCCAAAAAACGGGGCAGTACTTCAGACCCTGTCTGACAGTATTCCCGCCGTTTATTTTGCAGACTTGGCTGCCGCCTGCTCCGACGCCAAGGTGCCATTGCTGGATAAGCGCTCTTCTGGCCTAACTGGCTCGCCTCTCAGCAACGCTGCCCAAGTAATCCTGGCCAGAAAACTAGCCTGTCACTGGCTACCTGGAGCCCTGCGGCCGCCAATCAAGGCCGTGGCTCTGGACCTGGACAATACCCTGCACGCGGGGGTCCTCGGTGAAGATGGCATCGACGGAGTACAACTGACGCCTGGCCATGCCGCACTGCAGCGCTACATCAAGTCCTTGCAAAAACGGGGGATTTTCATTGCCCTGGTTTCCCGAAACGAGCGTCCCGACGTGGAAGCACTCTTCGCCCAACGCCCGGACTACCCGCTGCGATGGGATGACTTTTCCGCTATTGAGGTTTCCTGGGGCGACAAAGCCGCAGCAATCACCCGCATCACCCAGACCCTGCGCATCGCACCTGACGCTGTGCTGTTCGTAGATGACAATCCGGGGGAACTGGCCAGCGTCACCCGCCAACATCCTCAGACACATACGGTCTATGCGCCCCCGGAGGCCAACCAGACTCTCCAAGCAATTCATTTCTACCCGGGCCTGTGGCGCTGGAAGGTGGAAAGCGACGATACCAAACGCATTGCCGACCTACAGGCAGGTGCCGAACGAGAAGCACTGGCCAAGAGCATTACCGACCCTGCAGAATATTTTCGGAGCCTCCAGGTTACTCTGCTCTACCGGCACGACCCTGTGGAACAGCTGACCCGGCTGGCGGATCTATGCCACAAAACCAATCAGTTTAATCTCGCCCTGCGCCGCTTGAACCAGTCTGATCTGGCCCAGCGGCTGGGAGGGAGCAATGCCTGCGTGACCAGTGTCCAACTCACTGACCGCCTGTCGGACAGCGGTGTCATTGCAGTAATTGTCGCTGAGCGCCGGGGCGCACAACTGGTGGTGGAAGAACTCTGCGTTAGTTGCCGGGCCATGGGCCGTAATCTGGAAGACAGCATCATTCTTCCCGCACTGCGAGGCATGCCAATTTTCGTAGGTTGCCAGGAAGTCATATTTCGGGTCGAGCATGGTCCCCGCAATCAGCCAGCCCTGAACTGGTTGGCGCAACTGCTCGAGTTGAAGGCCCCCCCCGACCCCGGCCACCACCTCATCCCAGCGCAGCGCTTGATCGACTTCATCCCCGCTGCGGGGGTCACTCTAACCCAAGCATAA